One stretch of Rhea pennata isolate bPtePen1 chromosome 23, bPtePen1.pri, whole genome shotgun sequence DNA includes these proteins:
- the AUNIP gene encoding aurora kinase A- and ninein-interacting protein, whose protein sequence is MKRKRRGSAAQQVEACDVWLDTAKLKQRKVQSFLAKPKVPHRLLEGNCDGYTSVSFTQTRAAPSRTKQTTISSFFSTQIDEKDKENSRLSPLILNKEPKEKGIPLAASPVKMLMFLQMEEAQKHPFRAEDKKEKQPLQTA, encoded by the exons ATGAAACGCAAGCGCAGAGGCAGCGCTGCCCAGCAGGTTGAGGCATGCGATGTCTGGCTGGACACGGCGAAGCTAAAGCAGCGCAAAGTGCAG tcTTTCCTAGCCAAGCCAAAAGTACCTCATCGGCTTCTGGAAGGGAACTGTGATGGGTACACCTCAGTGTCTTTCACACAGACAAGAGCAGCTCCATCACGTACCAAGCAAACCACCATCTCCTCCTTCTTCAGTACGCAGATAG atgaaaaagacaaagaaaactcCAGGTTATCTCCACTTATCCTAAATAAAGAACCTAAAGAAAAAGGTATTCCTTTGGCTGCCTCCCCTGTGAAGATGTTGATGTTTCTGCAGATGGAGGAAGCCCAGAAACACCCCTTCAGAGCTGAAGATAAGAAG GAGAAACAACCTCTGCAAACGGCATAA